A window from Toxoplasma gondii ME49 chromosome IX, whole genome shotgun sequence encodes these proteins:
- a CDS encoding hypothetical protein (encoded by transcript TGME49_288460) translates to MSGADASLQRQIVNAVASSHDGTYSATEFLLSTTNSPAFESIVQWLLTGSPEFPALTLSESRAFPLLVEGALERAKQQTADPSLLFLQYNQQKEDFLAAAQFVGFNILLQGIQEKWEGGAWSEEQKQTLKRSILSVIVGPDLAPLAELPAESILSGVHTPQLSDFDRGKGNVLVLKTHASRMKCAQVLNAICQREWPQKWPGLLPCLVFKATRVPSEGLARQCTGVEKHGEKGDAHAGEHQADEAFAAACVLLGLVRELSQEAKEETRANMSLKRRIQIAQGLESAVQYLLRSLGVFLSAFQQHHHVHHLRPLIVEFLRELAGVVEVSLILQFRDILLSLVKEGGEGGALVDCRLQILQTFDVLVGGLAKKRSKKLAVDSVPEEDLTSLIHCVIYLVASALAHAANNKFEVDSEAFELDVSLADMVKHLCESCADQLLRRLDPLTASLLWHGAVLPLIAHPSLKISVAGVAASTAVFKRFQLFSATFPSARAASEEAFLRMQCKALAEQLAPSCSALETAYQQAVEQVREQTFPIWFDLKSYLSLLFLRTLRVGDPALVAPLLCGSRESSGGSFSSLLDQLVTSLLQSTELASALARAGCLLVCQNAEAKKLVMEWAQGGRQGEEKKELELPLLEPIAAVLPVGRYPHAIKGWYRTVADFSVAEDELGTDALQGFAARYAGMKSSSLLPLGLSLCLTPYSAHRVSEEVTALAQLALGHPFFARRGELPDFLLHLQAQQRPLLPDKQQPWVCPAYLVLDSALSFFEACTQRLKSASLTYAALQGPSLSTGASAQLAAVEWLLPAHAAEAPWETQLASLFQAILDLKLVDLEAILSGSLEAQQQAKCAKQATPEIGTLTWQGGNAGEKDEGKDLCLYDCLLETRRLDFVASCAYFLNYSHVKVDGVLDLLFRRILAEAPQSSASAACASGTYPLTGEQQIYLCRRRALYTLISLCTSCPAVLKNYLQMMLQHVQGRLQAQQAQLQDTEKNLLVESLVSLISASQIYSIQEEHTLPLVRPYVHELLLLCQKLGIGDFQLGQEAAACQRGDARDSSVIGLLLFLLGERRTAEGETHQRPEDGRLLTSKEEDVLTSQRRTLARVLSALESCIKRTTLPADPAAARAGGYLVDNASALSLSSAGATQEQMPLGKALEDLMRASSRLSTDEAAPLLPKRHPLAALVRELVPVLFQLLEAFQQLWRPELAHRWPMYQPHLTLGEEEFLSLHGHTPLSFTPSALLDAVALTFPAPSVRDFNGSSLESSSTCSVLTAPADLTPAGKAYAKSSTRLIRRHLYHLRCLLYRLLGTCCSVSDGFYLVPKLEEYVEKTCFAPIAFLPLQQLEQQLRLFWTPLLDSLNLPPQPPYPSKQLVLLFLHRGVQLIVARLNREWETVSQTKLSLEDRSRQRKGREEEKDLNLYMLQVYAADALADSLLSVLKTVLHLTRPQQPVGGALSAGQLSESGGASDPLAHAASFALPCSSRTKRTKERGKGVEGVLGEAEDDHPGVDGDRGVRKKNDEEATAASAAHLTEMRKSMYSSGLLLSAVVAALLQAQRWPNPNTIMEAHNVMRTYVKSATKLFTPIPPCTAEICALILRGVMTSFFEKRQFDPLAFGDGSTAVGMAAFPRSDASRSASGEGLASCTPLHEFLSVSAQRPGKANSEASRNTQVNTYTATAYQVLKGMCRILGDKVSSVEGQKLQPSSLLLCPYTLGAFNFFRSAETPVRLSDEEFERFVTAMIQNDNKDGKAFVKEFFQKNWECIQGVGVPSEIHNSSQQILAERKLPSVQFKINDLPDQPGASLPKLQTLGTCELGSTFLSSIL, encoded by the exons ATGTCGGGGGCagacgcgtctctccagcgGCAGATTGTGAACGCCGTGGCATCGTCGCACGACGGTACGTACAGCGCAACGGAGTTTCTCTTGTCGACGACGAATTCTCCGGCGTTTGAAAGCATTGTCCAATGGCTGTTGACCGGAAGCCCTGAGTTTCCCGCGTTGACTCTATCCGAGTCGCGCGCATTTCCCCTTCTCGTGGAGGGCGCGCTGGAACgcgcgaagcagcagacggcGGACCCGagtctcttgtttctccagTATAACCAGCAGAAAGAGGACTTTCTGGCTGCTGCGCAGTTCGTCGGCTTCAACATTCTCCTCCAAGGTATTCAAGAAAAATGGGAAGGCGGCGCCTGGAGCGAGGAACAGAAGCAAACGCTGAAGAGATCCATTCTGTCCGTCATCGTCGGCCCCGACCTCGCGCCACTCGCCGAGCTCCCCGCTGAGTCCATTCTGtccggtgtacatacaccccagcTCAGCGATTTTGACCGCGGCAAGGGCAACGTTCTGGTTCTGAAAACGCACGCTTCGCGCATGAAGTGCGCGCAGGTTCTCAACGCAATTTGCCAGCGCGAGTGGCCGCAAAAGTGGCCCGGACTCTTGCCGTGTCTCGTCTTCAAGGCGACTCGCGTGCCCTCGGAAGGCCTCGCGCGCCAGTGCACGGGCGTCGAGAAGcacggagaaaaaggcgacgcCCACGCGGGCGAACACCAGGCAGACGAAGCTTTCGCGGCCGCCTGCGTCCTCCTCGGCCTCGTCCGCGAGCTGtcgcaggaggcgaaggaagaaacgcgcgccAACATGTCTCTCAAGCGAAGAATCCAAATTGCTCAGGGCCTCGAAAGTGCCGTCCAGTACTTGCTCCGCTCGCTCGGGGTCTTCCTCAGTGCCTTTCAGCAACACCACCATGTGCACCATCTTCGGCCACTCATCGTCGAATTCCTGAG AGAGCTGGCAGGGGTTGTGGAGGTTTCGCTGATCCTTCAGTTTCGCGATATTCTCCTCTCCTTGGTcaaagaaggcggagaaggaggagcctTGGTAGACTGCCGCCTTCAGATTCTTCAGACGTTCGACGTCCTCGTGGGGGGCCTCGCGAAAAAGCGAAGCAAGAAGCTCGCTGTCGACTCTGTCCCGGAAGAAGACCTGACTTCTCTCATTCACTGCGTGATCTATTTGGTAGCCTCCGccctcgcgcatgcagcaaacaACAAATTCGAGGTTGACTCTGAG GCTTTCGAGTTGGACGTCTCCCTTGCCGATATGGTCAAGCATTTGTGCGAGTCGTGTGCAGACCAG CTTTTACGACGCCTAGATCCGCTGACAGCGTCGTTGTTGTGGCACGGTGCGGTTCTGCCTTTGATTGCACATCCGTCTTTGAAGATTTCAGTCGCTGGAGTGGCCGCGTCCACAGCCGTTTTCAAGCGTTTTCAGTTGTTCTCTGCGACATTCCCTTCGGCCCGCGCCGCTAGCGAAGAGGCCTTTCTTCGCATGCAATGCAAGGCGCTAGCTGAGCAGCTGGCGCCGTCTTGCTCTGCCCTGGAGACGGCGTATCAGCAGGCGGTGGAGCAAGTGCGGGAGCAGACGTTCCCAATCTGGTTCGACCTGAAATCTtatctttctctgctgttttTGCGGACGCTGCGTGTGGGCGACCCCGCCCTCGTggcgccgcttctctgcggGTCCCGCGAGAGTTCGGGGGGCTCCTTTTCGAGCTTGCTGGACCAGCTGGTGACTTCCCTTTTGCAGAGTACCGAACTCGCTTCCGCCCTGGCGCGCGCCGGCTGCCTGCTTGTCTGTCAGAACGCAGAGGCCAAGAAACTCGTCATGGAGTGGGCGCAGGGCGGccgacagggagaagagaagaaagagttggaactgcctcttCTAGAACCCATCGCAGCGGTCCTACCGGTCGGCAGATACCCGCATGCAATCAAAGGATGGTACCGCACG GTGGCTGACTTCAGTGTggcagaagacgaactgGGAACGGACGCCCTCCAGGGATTTGCGGCGCGGTACGCAGGGATgaagtcttcttcgctgcttccccTGGGGCTGTCTCTGTGCCTGACGCCTTACAGCGCCCACCGCGTGTCCGAGGAGGTGACTGCTCTCGCGCAGCTCGCGCTCGGCCATCCGTTTTTCGCGCGTCGAGGAGAGCTGCCTGATTTCCTCCTTCATCTCCAGGCCCAGCAGCGCCCCTTGCTTCCTGACAAGCAGCAGCCGTGGGTCTGTCCCGCCTACCTCGTGCTCGACTcggctttgtctttttttgaAGCATGCACTCAGCGTCTGAAGTCGGCCTCGCTGACGTACGCCGCGCTGCAGGGACCCTCTCTGTCGACGGGGGCTTCTGCGCAACTCGCAGCTGTCGAGTGGCTTCTGCCTGCACATGCAGCGGAGGCGCCCTGGGAGACCCAGctcgcgtcgctctttcAGGCGATTCTCGATCTGAAGCTCGTGGACTTGGAAGCCATTCTGTCGGGGAGTTTGGAAGCGCAGCAGCAAGCGAAATGCGCCAAGCAGGCGACGCCTGAAATCGGGACGCTCACGTGGcaaggaggaaacgcaggggaaAAGGACGAGGGAAAGGACCTCTGTCTCTACGACTGTCTcctggagacgagaagactcGACTTCGTGGCTAGCTGCGCCTACTTCCTCAACTACTCCCATGTGAAGGTCGACGGCGTGCTTGATCTGCTTTTCAGAAG gATTCTTGCAGAGGCGCCCCAGTCTTCCGcatctgctgcatgcgccagtgGGACGTATCCGTTGACGGGGGAGCAACAGATTTACCTTTGTCGACGTCGCGCTCTCTACACACTGATTTCCCTCTGTACCTCTTGTCCAGCTGTCCTCAAGAATTACCTGCAGATGATGCTCCAGCATGTGCAAGGCAGACTGCAAGCTCAGCAAGCACAG CTGCAGGACACGGAGAAGAATCTTTTGGTGGagtctctcgtctcgttGATTTCGGCAAGCCAGATTTACAGCATTCAAGAAGAGCACACGTTGCCTCTTGTGCGTCCCTACGTCCACGAGCTGCTCCTGCTCTGTCAAAAGCTGGGTATAGGCGACTTCCAGCTTGGACAGGAGGCAGCGGCCTgtcagcgaggagacgcgagagacagcagtgTCATTGGCTTgttgcttttccttctcggcgAGCGTCGCacagcagaaggcgagacacacCAGAGGCCGGAAGACGGACGCCTTCTTACCAGTAAAGAAGAAGATGTCCTCACCAGCCAAAG GCGTACTTTGGCGCGTGTTTTGTCTGCGCTGGAGAGCTGCATCAAACGCACGACGCTTCCCGCGGACCCGGCGGCTGCTCGCGCTGGTGGGTACCTCGTGGACAACGCGTcggctctgtctctgtcttccgcgGGCGCGACGCAAGAGCAGATGCCGCTTGGGAAGGCCTTAGAGGATCTGATGCGTGCGTCCTCTCGCTTGAGCACAGACGAGGCCGCGCCGCTTCTGCCCAAGAGGCACCCGCTCGCGGCGTTGGTCCGCGAGCTAGTCCCCGTGCTCTTCCAGCTTCTTGAGGCCTTTCAGCAGCTTTGGCGGCCCGAG CTCGCACATCGTTGGCCAATGTATCAGCCTCACTTGACGctgggagaagaagagtttctttctctccacggaCACACGCCTCTGTCATTCactccttctgctcttttgGACGCCGTCGCGCTCACGTTCCCTGCGCCTTCAGTCCGTGATTTCAACGGCAGCTCTCTGGAGTCTTCCTCGACCTGCAGTGTCTTGACAGCTCCCGCGGACTTGACGCCTGCAGGGAAGGCGTACGCGAAGAGTTCGACGCGTCTCATTCGGCGTCACTTGTATCATttgcgctgtctcctctacCGCCTTCTCGGGACCTGCTGCTCCGTTTCCGACGGCTTCTACTTGGTGCCGAAACTCGAGGAGTACGTGGAGAAAACATGCTTTGCGCCCATTgcgtttctcccccttcAGCAGCTGGAGCAACAACTCCGGCTGTTCTGGACGCCCCTCCTCGACTCTCTCAACTtgccgccgcagccgccttACCCCTCCAAGCAG CTCGTCTTGCTTTTCCTTCACCGCGGCGTCCAGCTGATTGTTGCTCGCCTGAACCGAGAGTGGGAGACGGTCAGCCAGACAAAGTTGTCTCTGGAAGATCGCAGCAGACAACGCAAAgggcgcgaggaagaaaaggacttAAATCTGTACATGCTTCAAGTGTACGCCGCAGATGCGCTGGCAGACTCGCTGTTGTCCGTCCTCAAGACCGTCCTTCACCTCACGCGCCCCCAGCAGCCTGTGGGTGGCGCTCTTTCGGCAGGCCAACTCTCCGAGTCCGGAGGCGCCTCAGACCcccttgcgcatgcagcgtccTTTGCGCTGCCGTGTAGttcgaggacgaagagaacgaaagagcGAGGCAAGGGAGTAGAGGGCGTTCTGGGCGAGGCCGAAGACGACCATCCTGGGGTAGATGGAGACCGAGGGGtccggaagaagaacgacgaagaagcgacggcgGCGTCTGCTGCACATCTCACAGAGATGCGGAAGAGCATGTACTCCTCGGGATTGCTTCTCTCAGCTGTCGTCGCCGCGCTCTTGCAGGCTCAACGGTGGCCGAATCCTAACACCATCATGGAGGCGCAC AATGTCATGAGGACCTACGTCAAATCGGCGACCAAGCTCTTCACGCCCATCCCTCCGTGCACCGCGGAAATCTGTGCGTTGATTCTCCGCGGAGTTATGACAAGCTTCTTCGAAAAGAG GCAGTTCGATCCTTTGGCTTTCGGTGATGGCAGCACCGCAGTGGGGATGGCTGCGTTCCCGCGGTCAGACGCCAGTCGGAGCGCGTCTGGAGAGGGTCTTGCGAGCTGTACACCTCTGCACGAGTTCTTGTCAGTTTCAGCGCAGCGCCCAGGAAAGGCAAACAGCGAAGCGAGTCGCAATACACAAGTCAACACCTACACGGCGACGGCGTACCAAGTGTTGAAGGGCATGTGTCG CATTCTGGGAGACAAGGTTTCCTCTGTCGAAGGCCAGAAGCTGCAGCCGTCTTCCCTGCTACTCTGTCCATACACTCTGGGCGCCTTCAACTTCTTCCGTAGCGCCGag ACTCCTGTGCGTTTGAGCGATGAGGAGTTCGAACGTTTTGTCACAGCGATGATCCAGAATGATAACAAAGACGGAAAGGCTTTCGTAAAAGAGTTCTTCCAGAAGAACTGGGAGTGCATTCAAGGGGTAGGTGTTCCGTCAGAGATCCACAACTCAAGCCAACAAATACTC GCAGAAAGAAAGTTGCCGAGTGTCCAATTCAAGATCAATGATCTCCCGGACCAACCGGGCGCGTCACTTCCGAAACTTCAAACCCTTGGAACATGCGAACTTGGCTCAACGTTTTTGTCTTCTATTCTTTAA
- a CDS encoding hypothetical protein (encoded by transcript TGME49_288465) — MTWLNGADARVIGKKFPWQTRMTKWDFYSSDCQHSSQTVTHRKTLKSFLMTQAESERDQCDFTAQRCKRYTGKFLSSISTEVTV; from the exons ATGACTTGGCTAAACGGCGCAGATGCAAGGGTCATCGGCAAAAAATTTCCGTGGCAGACCCGGATGACCAAATGGGACTTTTACTCCTCTGACTG CCAGCATTCATCACAGACAGTGACACATCGAAAAACGCTCAAGTCATTCCTCATGACTCAGgcagagagtgagagagaccAATGCGACTTCACTGCGCAGAGATGTAAAAGATATACCGGTAAATTCCTGTCTTCCATTTCCACCGAGGTTACCGTGTGA